The following proteins are encoded in a genomic region of Methylobacterium tardum:
- a CDS encoding ATP-binding cassette domain-containing protein, giving the protein MSGGTGSRAAIVLADAAASYGGRPVLSGIDLTVRAGERVALMGRSGAGKSTLIGLIHGQAPERVALVPQAAALVRPLSVFHNVYMGRLDRRSTLHNLRTLVRPARADVAAVEAVLDRVGLADKLWAKAGALSGGQQQRVSVARALYNGRPILVGDEPVSALDRQQGARILTALAASHETLILALHDVALALAHTDRVVVLDAGRIVLDAPARDLDPARLSPFYEAA; this is encoded by the coding sequence GTGTCGGGCGGGACCGGATCCCGGGCGGCAATCGTTCTCGCCGATGCTGCGGCGTCTTATGGTGGGCGCCCGGTGCTCTCCGGGATCGACCTGACCGTGCGGGCGGGCGAGCGCGTCGCGCTGATGGGCCGCTCGGGCGCCGGCAAGTCGACCCTGATCGGCCTGATCCACGGGCAGGCGCCCGAGCGGGTGGCGCTGGTGCCCCAGGCGGCCGCCCTGGTGCGGCCGCTCTCGGTGTTCCACAACGTCTATATGGGCCGCCTCGACCGGCGCTCGACCCTGCACAACCTGCGCACTCTGGTCCGCCCGGCCCGGGCCGACGTCGCAGCCGTGGAGGCGGTCCTCGACCGGGTCGGGCTGGCGGACAAGCTCTGGGCGAAGGCCGGTGCCCTGTCGGGCGGCCAGCAGCAGCGCGTCTCGGTGGCCCGCGCCCTGTACAACGGCCGGCCGATCCTGGTGGGCGACGAGCCGGTCTCGGCGCTCGACCGCCAGCAGGGCGCGCGGATCCTCACCGCGCTGGCGGCGAGCCACGAGACCCTGATCCTGGCCCTCCACGACGTGGCCCTGGCGCTCGCCCATACCGACCGGGTCGTGGTGCTGGACGCCGGCCGGATCGTCCTCGACGCGCCGGCGCGGGATCTCGACCCGGCGCGGCTCAGCCCGTTCTACGAGGCCGCCTGA